The following are encoded in a window of Magnolia sinica isolate HGM2019 chromosome 11, MsV1, whole genome shotgun sequence genomic DNA:
- the LOC131218263 gene encoding probable carboxylesterase 15, whose product MASEKTVVEEVPNWLRVYDDGSVDRTWTGPTQAKFLVTPVPPSETFIDGVTTRDVVINPDSGISVRIYVPEQKCNDGVQLPMLLHFHGGGFCVTRADWYMYHQFYTKLIASAPAICVSVNLRLAPEHRLPAAIDDGYAAQSWLRSLARAELSEPWIGTRADFSRVFLMGDSSGGNIVHGVAARAGNEDLEPLRLAGGVPMHPGFVRAERSRSELEFPGSAIFTLEMIDKFLALALPVGSTKDHPITCPMGPMAPPIGGLRLPPFLVAVAERDLMRDTQLEYVAEMKRSGKDVKLVFSPGMDHCFHFNKIAIDSDPNTAIQTDMLITALLEFIRMH is encoded by the coding sequence ATGGCTTCCGAGAAGACGGTCGTAGAAGAAGTCCCCAACTGGCTCCGCGTCTACGATGACGGCTCCGTCGATCGAACATGGActgggcccacccaagccaaGTTCTTGGTCACTCCCGTACCCCCATCAGAGACGTTCATCGACGGGGTGACCACTCGCGACGTGGTCATCAATCCCGATTCGGGCATCTCTGTCCGAATCTACGTCCCTGAACAGAAATGTAACGATGGTGTACAGCTTCCTATGCTCCTTCACTTCCATGGCGGCGGCTTCTGTGTGACTCGAGCCGATTGGTACATGTACCACCAGTTCTACACCAAGCTCATTGCATCAGCTCCAGCCATTTGTGTCTCGGTCAACTTGCGTTTAGCTCCTGAGCACCGGCTCCCTGCTGCGATTGACGATGGTTATGCAGCCCAGTCGTGGCTCAGGTCCTTGGCTAGAGCTGAGCTGTCGGAGCCATGGATTGGAACCCGAGCCGACTTCTCACGGGTCTTCCTCATGGGCGACTCGTCTGGCGGGAACATCGTGCATGGAGTGGCGGCACGTGCAGGGAACGAAGATTTAGAACCGTTGCGGCTAGCCGGAGGAGTGCCGATGCACCCTGGCTTCGTCCGTGCTGAGCGGAGCCGGTCCGAGCTGGAGTTCCCTGGCTCGGCGATCTTTACACTCGAGATGATTGACAAGTTCTTAGCTTTGGCATTGCCAGTTGGCAGTACTAAGGACCATCCGATCACGTGCccgatggggcccatggccccaccCATTGGAGGGTTGCGGTTGCCGCCGTTCTTGGTGGCGGTGGCGGAGAGAGATCTCATGCGCGACACACAGCTGGAATACGTCGCGGAGATGAAGAGGAGTGGTAAGGACGTAAAATTGGTTTTTAGCCCGGGCATGGACCATTGCTTCCACTTCAACAAGATTGCAATCGACTCGGATCCGAATACGGCCATCCAAACGGATATGCTGATAACAGCCCTTTTGGAATTCATTCGAATGCACTGA